A single genomic interval of Penicillium psychrofluorescens genome assembly, chromosome: 2 harbors:
- a CDS encoding uncharacterized protein (ID:PFLUO_003978-T1.cds;~source:funannotate) — protein MDSVLNDISHRRYNPLRGSSILVSPHRTKRPWQGQQESPSKTTLPAHDPQCYLCPGNKRAAGDVNPKYDSTFVFVNDYSAVKEEQADYDGSEGDELEVRFLKAEPVTGKCYVLTFSSAHNLTLADLSPREIVPVIDAWTEIYAAHLAPTSPLAQTAPTTTLQPSSPHASVTKPKEQYRYMQIFENKGAAMGCSNPHPHGQVWTTSSLPEEPAAELEQLKKYRSEHGGQHMLEDYAALEARKGDRIVFENESFLVVVPWWATWPFETMIVSRSHRRALVDLSAPEKTLLAEAIAETTRRYDNLFETHFPYSMGIHQAPLDADAEELEASYLHLHFYPPLLRSATVRKFLVGYELMAEPQRDITPEQAAARLRDCGGELYRKKLDG, from the exons ATGGACAGCGTTCTCAACGATATCTCCCACCGGAGATACAACCCCCTGCGCGGTtcctccatcctcgtctcccCCCACCGCACCAAGCGGCCCTGGCA AGGACAGCAGGAGAGCCCCTCCAAGACGACTCTCCCCGCCCACGACCCGCAATGCTACCTGTGCCCCGGCAACAAGCGCGCCGCGGGCGACGTTAACCCCAAGTACGACAGCACGTTCGTCTTCGTCAACGACTACAgcgccgtcaaggaggagcaggccgaCTACGATGGCAGCGAAGGAGATG AGCTGGAAGTGCGCTTCCTCAAGGCCGAGCCCGTGACCGGCAAATGCTACGTGCTGACCTTCTCGTCGGCGCACAACCTAACGCTCGCCGACCTATCGCCGCGCGAGATCGTTCCCGTCATCGACGCCTGGACCGAGATTTACGCCGCGCACCTGGCGCCGACCTCGCCGCTCGCCCAGACCGCGCCCACGACCACCCTGCAGCCTTCCTCCCCGCACGCCAGCgtcaccaagcccaaggaGCAGTACCGCTACATGCAGATCTTCGAGAACAAGGGCGCGGCGATGGGCTGCTCGAACCCGCACCCGCACGGCCAGGTGTGGACCACCAGCTCGCTGCCGGAGGAGCCCGCcgcggagctggagcagctgaagaagtaTCGCTCCGAGCACGGCGGGCAGCACATGCTGGAGGACTATGCCGCGCTGGAGGCGCGCAAGGGCGACCGCATCGTTTTCGAGAACGAGTCCTTCCTCGTCGTTGTCCCCTGGTGGGCGACTTGGCCGTTTGAGACCATGATCGTTAGCCGCTCGCACCGGCGCGCGCTGGTGGATTTGTCGGCTCCCGAGAAGACCctgctggccgaggcgaTTGCCGAGACGACTCGTCGCTACGATAATCTCTTCGAAACGCACTTCCCCTACAGCATGGGTATCCACCAGGCACCGCTGGATGCTGACGCTGAAGAGCTCGAGGCGTCCTATCTACACTTGCACTTCTATccgccgctgctgcggagTGCCACCGTGCGCAAGTTCCTGGTCGG GTATGAGCTGATGGCCGAGCCCCAGCGCGATATCACGCCGGAGCAGGCCGCCGCCAGGCTACGGGACTGTGGCGGCGAGCTGTACAGGAAGAAGCTAGACGGGTAA
- a CDS encoding uncharacterized protein (ID:PFLUO_003979-T1.cds;~source:funannotate) produces the protein MSSLLSYLPPFEGLLPKWLFLVSVISAVNSLQAIRSADYTAQLYNGQVNGQSPVNPLASRLFGTWTLLSAAVRITAAYHITTPAVYDLAASTFGIALVHFVSEWLAFGSAGLRGRFISPLIVASSSLAWMLTQRGEYLGL, from the exons aTGTCGTCGCTGCTGTCCTACCTCCCCCCCTTCGAGGGTCTGCTTCCCAAGTGGCTATTCCTG GTCTCCGTCATCTCCGCCGTGAACAGCCTCCAAGCCATCCGCTCCGCAGACTATACAGCCCAGCTATACAATGGCCAAGTAAACGGCCAATCGCCTGTGAACCCACTCGCCAGCCGGCTCTTCGGAACGTGGACGCTTCTCTCCGCGGCCGTCCGCATCACCGCCGCATACCACATCACCACGCCCGCCGTGTACGATCTCGCCGCGTCCACCTTCGGCATTGCCCTCGTGCATTTTGTGAGCGAGTGGCTTGCCTTTGGGAGCGCGGGTCTGCGCGGACGATTCATTAGCCCGCTCATTGTGGCGTCGTCTAGTTTGGCGTGGATGCTGACGCAGCGCGGGGAGTATCTGGGTCTATAG